The Mercurialis annua linkage group LG7, ddMerAnnu1.2, whole genome shotgun sequence genome includes the window TGAAAGAATTTGGACTGAAAAATGTCTCTCAGCTTTTCATCACCTTTAAATCCTGTGGCTAATATGACTATGtcgatttctagaggttgatcCTGACCGTCAATCATAATACCTTGTTTGCAAAAGCTAAATTTGGGAGCCTTTGTGAGTATGATGCTGCCTTCTTCAACTTTGTCATAAAAATTCTGAGGTAATTTTGTGAGCAAACATGAACTGATTTGTGCAcaaaaaccatgcttaggtatcatTCCGTATTTTTCCAAATGATGCTTGTGCTTGATGTGACTTTCAACAAATTTAGCAGTTGCCCATCTCTGTGAAAATGAGGTTAAACAAATTTATAACTACtttttgggatttgttttaaatagaaCGGAAACGGAAAATGGCCAAACGACAATATAATTTAGAAAAATCTATAATAAACAGAATTTCAGAGTCATTTCTGGAAACGTAAACAAAATGCGGAACGTGTAAGATTTTTATAACGTATAATTGAATAAGAAAACTTGATGTACCAATGGAGAAAGAAGTGTTGCGAGGAGATTGAGAAGAAAACTTTCACCCGGCTTATGAACCAGAAGCTCCGAGAATCGGTTAAGGTAAAGAAATTTCAAAGGAACTCCCCATGGAAAGACATCAGAAATGTGCCAATGTGCAGTCTTATACAAAACTGTACATGGATTTTCAAATCCTgcatacaaaataaatcaacacTCATTTATCAAACtacatatatgtatacataaaaaaaataaaattttaccattttgtgCAGAACACTCCATTGCAATGTCTAATGCAGATTTTTGAAAGCCGACGACGGCCACTTTCTTGCCTTTAATGAAGTTAGAAGCACGTTCATGATCCATGGCGTAATAGTCCATCGAGTGTATCACCTTGCCGCCAAATACTTCCGGGCCTTTTTCGGGAGGAAATTGCGGAATTTTTGGAACATCACTCGCCCAACCTGTGCACACTATCACAAACTCCACTTTGCATACCTGTATACGTTACAATTTTGATCACCAAATATTTATTTCAAGTGGTAAGAGCGCCCCACCTAAGATCAATAGATTTCGAGTTCGAGTCGTGGATATGTACCTGAGTGAAAAGGGTTTCGTTATGTTGAACTTGTACATTCCATTTCCCATTAGAGCTAAAGGCCTCACCATTGCTACCCCACAAACTCCATGACTTCATTTCTTCTTCTGATGAGCCTTCATAGTCAATGCTCACAACTTTAGTGTTAAACTTAATATGCTTAAGCAAATCAAAATGCTGGGCATAAGAGTGAAGATAATCCATGACTTGTTGTTGGGTAGGAAATTCTTGAACTGAATCTGGCCATGGAAAATCAGAGAATTGGTAATCTTGTTTTGGAGTTTGAAGACAACAAGTTTTAATAGTCTTAGCCCAAACTCCTCCAATTTCATTTTTTGCTTCGAAAACAATGGGTTTGAACCCCTTTGAGAGTGAGTACTTGCATGCAGCAAGTCCACTAATACCTCCTCCTATGATGGCTATTTGTTTCTCCATTCTTGCTTCTCTACAAACATTTGACTCCAttgcctatatatatatataatacataaataataaattaaagaataaacTATTCAGGTTTTTCatatatatcatttaatttacatttttgtcttttttgtttaaaaataaaacgatgtgattttttacttttaattccgttaatgTTCTAGTCCTTTGGttcatttttagtgttagtcaatcAAGTCAGaagatttaattataatattaaaatttaactaagttatttaatttatatttttagaatatatatatatatatatatatatatatatatataattctattataataaaatttaatgacctaacattttaatttaattttttaatattcattaagattttaatttatttgaaattatatatttattttaatttttaaaaattatatgaagtgaaaaaattaaataaataaaaagtgaaacaaaTGGTATTGGATTTACTAAGCAAGTGAattctatataaatataatttttacctATACTTACTTGACTAGCACAAAAAATCATATgagaaaatgaaatataaatgaaGAACTATagggtttgattttaaaatgaaaaaagataaaaatgtgaattatgataTATAAGAAGTTGGTGTTTAAGTGGTCCGTTTGTGACCCTGCAATCTGCCctgaattgtttttaatataattatgtagcacaatacgtgattcgctagcATAATTGATTTATCCGCAAGATATATCCCGTAGCTAATATGACTATATCAATTTCTAGAGGTTGGTTCTGACCGTCTATCATAAAACCTTGTTTGCTAAAGCTAAATTTGCGAGCTTTTGTAAATTTGATGTTTCCTTCAACTTTATTTTACCAAACCATGTTCAAATACTATTTTGTATTTTGCCAAACTATGTTTTTGCTTTATGTGGCTTTCAACAAATTTAAAGTTGCCCATTTCTGTACAATTTATGAtctttcattattattaatttattatttgtaaattatagcttaattaaaattaatattttttttataaaggaaCTTTGATTTTGGAacagaaaaattacaaaatttggataaaaccggttagttttttttttaaaaaaaaacacattgtTTATATGcactatattttaattttgttcttAAAAAAGTTTTTACTTTGAACGAGTAGCGAAGCAAGAATATTTCTAATATCTATAAATGTGCATTTTACCGGGAGAAAGATCTAATTTTGCAGCAATTTATAATCagatcaaaatatatttataaactgtaatttttttaaataaatttataaagagTCTGGAAGGTGTAGATTTTTGGAATCAttgatatatgtatttttataaattaaaaaaataaaaccgtGAAACATAgtaattgataaattttggtGCAACATTGACTTTTTATTAATAACAACATGCAGCtaacaacaaaaaatatattatataggAAAACATATGCTAATTAATTTGAAGGTGAATCATAATCCTGAGGTCCATAAGGTTCAAATAATTCTGCAAAAAACCCGTTTTTCCTGTTCGGATTCCATCCCATATCTTTGCAAATTTGATCATTGTACCAAATATGAATGCTTCCGATACATGATTTCTGGTAATATGGTCCTGCATATCTTTTCTTAAATTTATCCCAATTTTCCACATCTTTTTCCATTTCTTTTATGCTCGGAATCTTGAATTTTTGATCGAGAAGCTCGGCTAGCCATCTACATTTTATGTCTGAAGTAAACATGTTTGATAAACTTTCTGAATATCCGATTACTGCTAGTTGTGGAATTCGAGGATTAATACATTCCCTGAGCAAATAAAATACAACTTTAAATGTTTAAGCGGATGCGCGGTAATTTACGTTCATGGTCCCTCAACTTTCTTTCTCTTCCATCATAgtccttttcttttatttgtgaCAGAAAAtcccttaatttaattttatagcaCCAAAAACCATGGCCGTTATTTTGGCTCTATTTCTATCAATTTTAGATAACATGACGAAGAGCTGGATGGATGCTTATATAGATGCTAAAATTACTTTTTAATCCATATAACTTCATATTACATTAAAATCATATAGCATTACTTCAGTGTCAAATAGACTTGATCATGAGCCGGTCCTGGACAAATTTGAATTAGATTCAATTGAACTTAACTCTTCTATACACGTTATAATCATATTAGAATATGGTACGAGTTTAATATCTATTATCTAAGTACGAACAAGACGGATGGATATCGGTATGTTGATAACATATAGCGCTGCATAATATAATGCATATGATCGTAATATATATGTGATGTAACGTTAtgtgaattaaaaaataattctattatttatttgatcgtTTAGTGCATTGCCACGTTATctaaaattaatagaaagaaGTTGATAGAAAAGAAAGTAGAGGGACTATGAGTGTAAATTAGCTTTCGAATACGTGAAGGAGTCACAATACTAACCTGTAGAGGGGAAGTGATGAATCAGGGGATCCAATTGTGCATTTTTGAAAGAATTTAGACTTAAAAATGTCTCTGAGCTTCTCATCACCTTTAAACCCTGTGGCTAATATGACTATAtcaatttctagaggttgatcTTGACCATCAATTATAATACCTTGTTTGCAGAAGCTAAATTTGGGAGATTTTGTGAGCATGATGCTTCCTTCTTCAactttatcataaaaattatcAGGTAATGTTGTTAGCAAACATGAACTTATTTGTTCATAAAATCCATGTTTGGGTACCATTCCGTATTTCGCCAAACGATGCTTGTGCTTTATGTGGCTTTCAACAAATTTAGCAGTTGCCCATCTCTGTAAAATTTatcaattcttttattattatctcTAATTAAGCTGAAACAAATTTATAGGTGTTTTTTTTGCTAAAGTTACAAAGAAAAATCCCTTCTTGTTATTCAAAAATGATACATAaactgttttattttttttgggcCACTTAAACCTTTAAAGCCTTAAAATATTGGGTTACTTACGGATGTATATAAAAAAGTACAAGTTATTTCATGCGGTACaattgtttttagtttaaaaaacaTGTGGTAcatctttttattaaaatatggcctaatgtctttaaaaaccccgaccttttagccccttttcaatcaaaccctgacgttgaaaatttgtcaattttaccctattttacatttttgtgtttcaattgtaccctgaaaaattaaattaacgtcttttgcgtttggaaatttgtttaaaacattctccatgtctcgcatatattgattgtatatttttaaaatttatttaaatttaattatattaattaagaatttaaattagtgttaatttgattatggtttttagttagtttttaaaaataaaagacttatttgtacttttttgaataaaaaagaatttaatttcatgtttagacttaattaattgaatgatttcatcatttatgtaaaaaaattaacaaaaaataaaatattggggtacaattgaaaacgaaaaattaaaaagtgggtaaaattgacaaattttcaacgtcggggtggaattaaaaaaaagtttaaaggtgagggttttttgagtgattaggccttaaaaTATTACATGTTATACCTACTTTGCGTCAGTAGGACTGACGACGCATGAACATGTGCACCAGCGCAACATGCTCCATTGACGCGCGGGTGACGCGCGGGTCAGctagctattttttttttttttattaaatcaaataaaatttacttattaatatataaattttaactcacatttaaaataaatagtttttttcatctcacctatttatttacttatttaaattttaaaatactaatatcttaataaatttcaaaatacaaatatttatttacttatttaatattaattttaattttaaaaatataaatatattaatttttaaaaatataaaatatacaaaaaatattttttccgcctcataaaaatggaaaaacatACACTTTTgttgtcatataaaaataaaataaaataaaagtagccacatttattattaattaaagataaaattatcaaaataccctCATGAttctattatgtataaattatgtatgttttaagtgtgtgtgtgtgtgtgtgtgtatcaTGTATGAATGATGTATTAACgatttatctatttattttaaagatatatTTATTCTGTATAAGTTATGTATTAGATATGTATTGATTAAGTATGTATCGGaggtgtatcaaatatgtatacgaaatatatatatgtaaaacatgtattaaaatttttgaCAAGTTTCtgagatgtataaaaatatcAGTAATAACACctaaaaaaagacataaaaataaaagaaaaggtttcaaacaacgaatatgtatcaaatatgtattagaTATGTATCTGATATTTATCATAGatgtatcaaacatgtatcagaaattcattaatatattttacaaataccatttgtatgtatcaaatatacatctgttgattcaattaaattttcaacAAGTCTTtgatatgtataaaaatattaggtaatggaatttaaaaaaagacataaaaaataaagaaaaagtttCGAAAAActaatatgtatcaaatatgtattggaAATGTTTTGAATAGTTatggaaatgtatcaaatatgtattggtGATTCAtcgaatataatttttaaaaaccaaatatatatcggttgattcaattaaattgataaaaaatagcaatttaaatttttaattaattcaattaattcaatttttaaattactaCATCTAATTCACTTCTTGATccaagatttaaaaaaattaatatattttaattaattcaattatttatatttttcaaatttaaattaaagttaatatttttttaaatttatttaaaacaaattaatttttagcataatttaaataaataaatacataaataattatttatgaaaagaaatatgtaaataatatatttaataaaataaaaaatatatatttaatggcTTTTGAATTGTCCAAATTTGAACAATTCAAAAGACCTGTGTGCTTTTAAATTGTTCAAATTTGAACAATTCAAAACCTGCACTAGCAGGTCAGCTATACTAGTGCACCAGCAAAGCTGGTGCACTAGATAAAGTGTCAGAAGGCCTGCGCTTCTGACGCGCGCGGTGACGTCAGCGCGCACTGACGCGCGCTGACTTAGTCAAATAGTGCGTATTTGTTGTaatattttaagcttttttagCAAACATGTATTTTTTGGGGGGAAAAGATATTCATGTAATTTGGGCCTTTTTAGCCTatatgtgtaattttctctaaaatatTGTAAAGAAAACCCTTAAGTTGTACACAAAAACACTTAAACCCTTTTTGTTTATACTTTTGGACACTTAGCACTCACGTTTTTAGATAGTTCTATGGTCTTTCTCAAGCGTGAGGATTTATTTGCACGTTTTAAAAACGTTGAGGGtccgaaaaaaaaccaaaaagaCTTATGTACacttaaaatgtaaaaaacaaaaaactacGAAACTGAAAGTGAAAGTGAAATGTAAAAAGATTAAGAAAATTTATGTACCAAAGGAGAAAGAATTGTTGCAAGGAGACTGAGAAAAAAACTTTCACCAGGCTTATGAACCAGAAGCTCCGAGAATCGGTTAAGGTAAAGAAGAGTTATCGGCACTCCCCACGGAAATTCATCAGAAATATGCCAATGCGCAGTTCTATACAAAACTCTACACGGATTTTCAGTTCCTGCAGTGCACACAAAATCAacactaattttattaaaatagaagCATAACCAAATTAATGAAATTACCATTTTGTGAAGCACACTCCATTGCAATGTCTAATGCAGATTTTTGGAAGCCGACGACAGCTACCCGCTTCCCTTTGATGAAGTTAGAAGCAAGTTCGTGATCCATCGCGTAGTAGTCCATCGAGTGTATCACCTCCCCGTGAAATGCCTCGGGGCCTTTTCCGGGAGGAAATTGTGGAATATTCGGAACATCACTTGCCCACCCTGTGCACAGGATCACAAACTCCACTTGGTATACCTGTTTCAAACTCAAACTCGacttgatattttatatatcaaattacTTCCGAATATTTTTTCGAATCAATTTCATAATTTCTTTAGCTCATTCAAGATTCAAACATAATTATGAGAGAAATGAATACACATATACCTGAGTGAAAAGGGTTTGGGAATCTTGAACTTGAACATTCCATTTCCCATTAGAACTAAAGGCCTCACCATTACCACCCCACAAACTCCATGACTTCATTTCTTCTTCTGATGAACCTTCATAGTCAATGCTCATAACTTTAGTGTTAAACTTGATATGCTCAAGTAAATCAAAATGCTTGGCATAAGAGTGAAGATAATCCATGACTTGTTGTTGGGTAGGAAATTCTTGAACTGAATCTGGCCATGGAAAATCAGAGAATTGGTAGTCTTGTTTTGGAGTTTGAAGACAACAAGTTTTAATAGTCTTAGCCCAAACTCCTCCAATTCCATTTTTTGATTCAAAAACAATGGGTTTGAATCCCTTTGAGAGTGAGTATTTGCATGCAACTAGTCCACTAATTCCTGCTCCTATGATTGCTATTCTTTTCTCCATTATTGCTTCTTCATAAGAATTTAACTACATAATActcatgtatatatatatatatatatatatatatatatataaagttgaGATTATTATGTAATCAAATAATAGTATTGTTCGGTCTACTTGTCCAACatgtataaaattatatacataATTTTACCTAATAATACCCACTCTTCTTTTTACATCTGCTATTCTGTATCTATTCTTTCTTTTCAGTAATGTTTCTTGGATCTATCTGCAAATGACACGACCTgtatatttacaaacattagaggagaaaagtttaaatataccccactattttgtgccaagttcctTTAAGCTCCTAAAGAATGTTCTTTGGATTTGAAACACACTTGAGCCATATTTAGTTTGCAAAATATAATCTATATGAGATAGAATTAAAAAGTATGAATGAAAGGTTGAGAATGAAACTGTCCCCTGCGATAGTGATTGTGATGGCAATGATGAAGTAGAGACAATATATAGTGCTTCATGAAATCGACGAGGAAAATTATACAACACTATCGTTGTGCTATGTTATTTGTGCAACAAGCCAATAATGTGTTGGTTATATGAAGAACTGCATATTTAACTATAACTTGGTCTACTTTAGCATCCGCCATATGAGATAATTACTGTCATTTGCTTCGTTTATAATCTCCTATTCAACAATTTCTTTTTTCTAAGAATTAAACTCATCACATATACTGGCTATGATATCAATTCTTGAATCAAGCACTTACTACTAGACTAAAAGTTATAGCTATTAATCATgatgcaatttttttaatttaactgTATTAATTCCACATGTCATGATTTGACTGTGAATTGTTCCGAATAGGTTTCAGTTAGGAGACAATTACTACCACTTATCTAACTAACAGATAATAAAATCAACCTAGAAGTTGATTTTTATGGCAACTTGTATGTCACATATTATTAACCGAAAGTTAATTATGTTAGTTTGTAATTCGAGAAGTGTTCAAATGCATCCTATTTAAGAGCATCGAGTgtcttttagttaaaaaaatatttgaggGGCTTGTATGGATCTTTTACTGAATATTAAGAGCATATTTAAACTTTATACGAAAACAATATAATATTCAAGATTTGCACAACTCAGATTTGGTGTTATCATagatttagaaagaaaaaaagctGGATATATAGGACAATGATCTGCatattttattagaaaatatcttgattctttttttgaaaatgaCAATTCATTCCACCTGcttcaatatttaaattatggTTATGCAACCGGGGATGCTGATGATTCAGAGTTTGATAATTTCATAGCAATATTTATACCATCTAAAATCCATATTTATTTAGACAGAATCTCTGTGTTTTGCTGTAATctaaatgtatatattattatcTTAGTGTAAGTGCATTGTACAA containing:
- the LOC126656245 gene encoding probable flavin-containing monooxygenase 1; amino-acid sequence: MEKRIAIIGAGISGLVACKYSLSKGFKPIVFESKNGIGGVWAKTIKTCCLQTPKQDYQFSDFPWPDSVQEFPTQQQVMDYLHSYAKHFDLLEHIKFNTKVMSIDYEGSSEEEMKSWSLWGGNGEAFSSNGKWNVQVQDSQTLFTQVYQVEFVILCTGWASDVPNIPQFPPGKGPEAFHGEVIHSMDYYAMDHELASNFIKGKRVAVVGFQKSALDIAMECASQNGTENPCRVLYRTAHWHISDEFPWGVPITLLYLNRFSELLVHKPGESFFLSLLATILSPLRWATAKFVESHIKHKHRLAKYGMVPKHGFYEQISSCLLTTLPDNFYDKVEEGSIMLTKSPKFSFCKQGIIIDGQDQPLEIDIVILATGFKGDEKLRDIFKSKFFQKCTIGSPDSSLPLYRECINPRIPQLAVIGYSESLSNMFTSDIKCRWLAELLDQKFKIPSIKEMEKDVENWDKFKKRYAGPYYQKSCIGSIHIWYNDQICKDMGWNPNRKNGFFAELFEPYGPQDYDSPSN
- the LOC126656247 gene encoding probable flavin-containing monooxygenase 1; translated protein: MESNVCREARMEKQIAIIGGGISGLAACKYSLSKGFKPIVFEAKNEIGGVWAKTIKTCCLQTPKQDYQFSDFPWPDSVQEFPTQQQVMDYLHSYAQHFDLLKHIKFNTKVVSIDYEGSSEEEMKSWSLWGSNGEAFSSNGKWNVQVQHNETLFTQVCKVEFVIVCTGWASDVPKIPQFPPEKGPEVFGGKVIHSMDYYAMDHERASNFIKGKKVAVVGFQKSALDIAMECSAQNGFENPCTVLYKTAHWHISDVFPWGVPLKFLYLNRFSELLVHKPGESFLLNLLATLLSPLRWATAKFVESHIKHKHHLEKYGMIPKHGFCAQISSCLLTKLPQNFYDKVEEGSIILTKAPKFSFCKQGIMIDGQDQPLEIDIVILATGFKGDEKLRDIFQSKFFQECIIGSPDSALPLYRECINPRIPQLAVVGFASLSIMFSSDIKCKWLAELLDGKFKIPSIKEVEKDVKEWGKFKKKYAGPYYRKSCIGSIHIWYNDQLCKDMGWNPKRKKGIFAELFEPYGPQDYVLASY